From one Prochlorococcus marinus str. MIT 0912 genomic stretch:
- the purF gene encoding amidophosphoribosyltransferase, whose amino-acid sequence MCGIVGVVSADQCNQQIYDSLLLLQHRGQDSTGIATMDGSVFHINKSKGQVREAYRTRDMRTLIGKTGLGHVRYATKGAAHREEEAQPFYVNAPYGIILVHNGNLTNTRELEKELFKVDKRHTNTSSDTEILLNVLATELNSAIKGRDINPDDLFNAVKTLHARVEGSYASIALIAGHGLLAFRDPFGIRPLVIGKRIKENNKTEWVIASESLVIENNDYEIVRDVEPGEAIFITSDGEFFSKQCSSNPQLFPCSFEYVYLARPDSIMNGISVYESRLRMGDLLAETIKKQISLGDVDVVMPIPDSSRPAAMQVARQLGIEYREGFFKNRYVGRTFIMPGQSLRKRSVRQKLNAMSTEFKNKNVLIVDDSVVRGTTSQQIVQMARSAGANKVTFTSAAPPIRYPHVYGINMPSRKELIAYNRNINEIQDDLLIDKMIYQEVDDLTKAIIKGSKIKALDLSCFTGKYVTGTVTDEYLRWVEQTSLS is encoded by the coding sequence ATGTGTGGAATTGTGGGTGTTGTTTCAGCAGATCAATGTAATCAACAAATTTATGATAGTTTGTTGTTATTACAGCATAGAGGGCAAGATTCTACGGGTATAGCAACAATGGATGGCAGTGTTTTTCATATCAATAAATCTAAAGGTCAAGTTAGAGAAGCTTATAGAACTAGAGATATGAGAACTTTGATTGGTAAAACAGGATTGGGACACGTACGATATGCAACTAAAGGAGCCGCTCATAGAGAAGAGGAAGCACAACCTTTTTATGTAAATGCTCCTTACGGTATTATTCTTGTTCATAATGGAAATTTAACTAATACAAGAGAGTTAGAAAAAGAACTTTTTAAAGTCGATAAAAGGCATACGAATACTTCAAGTGATACTGAAATATTATTAAATGTTTTGGCAACAGAATTAAATAGTGCAATAAAAGGACGAGATATTAATCCAGATGATCTTTTTAATGCTGTTAAAACTCTTCACGCAAGAGTAGAGGGATCTTATGCCTCAATCGCTTTGATAGCTGGGCATGGTCTTTTAGCTTTCAGGGATCCTTTTGGAATTAGACCTTTGGTTATTGGTAAAAGAATTAAAGAAAATAATAAAACTGAGTGGGTCATTGCCAGTGAATCACTAGTAATTGAAAATAATGACTATGAAATTGTTAGAGATGTGGAACCAGGTGAGGCGATCTTTATCACCTCAGATGGAGAGTTTTTTTCTAAACAATGCTCGAGTAATCCTCAATTATTTCCCTGTTCATTTGAATACGTCTATTTGGCTAGACCTGATTCAATAATGAATGGTATTTCTGTTTACGAGTCAAGATTAAGAATGGGAGATTTATTAGCAGAAACCATAAAAAAACAAATTTCTCTTGGCGATGTAGATGTAGTAATGCCAATACCTGATTCTTCTAGACCGGCTGCAATGCAAGTAGCAAGACAGTTAGGGATTGAATACAGGGAAGGTTTTTTCAAGAATCGTTATGTTGGTAGAACATTTATAATGCCGGGTCAATCTCTAAGAAAACGTTCAGTGCGCCAGAAGTTAAATGCAATGAGTACTGAATTTAAAAATAAAAATGTGTTAATAGTTGATGATTCAGTTGTTCGAGGGACAACATCTCAGCAAATAGTTCAAATGGCACGAAGTGCAGGGGCTAATAAAGTTACTTTTACATCTGCTGCCCCACCAATTAGATACCCACATGTTTATGGAATTAACATGCCAAGTAGGAAGGAATTGATCGCCTATAATAGAAATATAAATGAAATACAAGATGATTTACTTATAGACAAAATGATTTACCAAGAAGTTGATGATCTTACTAAAGCTATTATTAAAGGTTCAAAAATTAAGGCATTGGATTTATCTTGTTTTACTGGAAAATATGTGACGGGAACAGTCACTGATGAATATTTAAGATGGGTTGAACAAACGTCTTTATCTTAA
- a CDS encoding DNA gyrase/topoisomerase IV subunit A — MAKERLKPISLHQEMQRSYLEYAMSVIVGRALPDARDGLKPVQRRILFAMHELGLTPDRPYRKCARVVGDVLGKYHPHGDQAVYDALVRQVQIFSSRYPILDGHGNFGSIDDDPPAAMRYTETRLAAISNDAILSEIDQETVNFSPNFDGSQQEPDVLPAQLPFLILNGSAGIAVGMATSIPPHNLNEVIEALIAIIKKPTLDEEKLLELIPGPDFPTGGEILISNGIKETYTKGRGSITMRGIAHIEEINPGKGKHKRSGIIITELPYQLNKASWIEKLADLVNNGKVSGIADIRDESDRDGMRILVEVKRDSDPKKILDFLYQKTSLQNNFGAILLALVNGQPVQLTLRKLLDNFLEFRENTILLRSNYLLKNIKNRQEIVEALIQAINNLREIINLIEKSKDTAEAKSNLIIRLKINAKQADGILSMPLKKITGLEKDSLKNEISDLKNKRTELESIINDREKLMKVMVKELKGLKKKFGSDRKTKLIEGGDALIAEKMANQRPNKELQRINALKQLSNDSEIIIQTNNEIKIIPSITIKKLKLKEYNLDRKDILPTKLIWPIKDEPKILAVSQEGKIGLLKWEFAGQKPGRLEKFLPAGLENDEIINLIPLTEIKDISLGLISTDGKFKRISINEISDISNRSTTILKLKENIKLKSCILCEENSYLYIVSDIGRIIKIKVTEDNFPFMGKLAQGTTIMRLFPGENIINALSIQKNQNKDLILITNKGSFVKHATKEIKTSKKGELGTMGINLKDNTVINCFINNKHVYIKTDKERYEKLKPDLIENSSYKKVKKLDIDLNNNEFIKSTFSIIIPQKD; from the coding sequence ATGGCCAAGGAACGCCTGAAACCAATTTCGTTGCATCAAGAAATGCAACGTTCTTATCTCGAATACGCAATGAGCGTAATCGTTGGAAGAGCATTGCCTGATGCAAGAGATGGCTTGAAACCTGTGCAAAGAAGAATTCTCTTTGCAATGCACGAATTAGGACTTACACCAGATAGACCGTATAGAAAATGTGCCCGTGTTGTAGGAGATGTCCTTGGTAAATATCACCCTCATGGAGATCAAGCTGTTTACGATGCACTTGTAAGACAAGTTCAAATTTTTAGTTCAAGATATCCAATTCTTGATGGCCATGGAAACTTTGGATCAATTGACGATGATCCTCCTGCTGCAATGAGATATACAGAAACTCGATTAGCAGCCATATCTAATGATGCAATTTTAAGTGAAATAGACCAAGAAACTGTTAATTTCTCTCCAAATTTTGATGGATCACAGCAGGAACCAGATGTCTTACCAGCTCAACTACCTTTCCTTATTTTAAACGGAAGTGCCGGTATTGCAGTTGGAATGGCAACAAGCATTCCTCCACATAATTTAAACGAAGTAATAGAAGCATTAATAGCAATAATAAAAAAACCAACTTTAGACGAAGAAAAATTACTAGAACTAATACCTGGACCCGACTTTCCAACAGGAGGAGAGATTCTAATAAGTAATGGAATTAAAGAAACTTATACAAAAGGCAGAGGAAGTATCACTATGAGAGGTATAGCTCATATTGAAGAAATTAATCCAGGAAAAGGGAAACACAAAAGAAGTGGAATTATTATCACTGAACTACCCTATCAATTAAACAAAGCTAGTTGGATTGAAAAATTAGCAGACCTTGTAAATAATGGAAAAGTTTCAGGAATTGCCGATATTAGAGATGAAAGTGATCGAGATGGAATGCGAATTCTAGTCGAAGTTAAAAGAGATTCTGATCCCAAAAAAATTCTAGACTTCTTATACCAAAAAACCTCTTTGCAAAATAATTTTGGTGCGATATTACTTGCATTGGTTAATGGTCAACCAGTACAACTTACATTAAGAAAGTTATTAGATAATTTCTTAGAGTTTAGAGAAAATACTATTTTACTACGAAGCAACTATTTATTAAAAAATATTAAAAATAGACAAGAGATAGTTGAGGCTCTGATTCAAGCTATAAACAATCTTAGAGAAATAATTAACTTAATTGAAAAGTCTAAAGATACAGCAGAAGCAAAAAGTAATTTAATTATTAGATTAAAGATCAACGCAAAACAAGCAGATGGAATTTTAAGTATGCCATTAAAAAAAATTACAGGTCTCGAAAAAGATTCACTAAAAAATGAAATAAGTGATTTGAAAAATAAAAGAACTGAGCTCGAATCAATTATTAACGATAGAGAAAAATTAATGAAAGTAATGGTTAAAGAGCTAAAAGGACTGAAGAAGAAATTTGGTAGTGATAGAAAAACAAAATTAATAGAAGGTGGAGACGCTCTTATTGCTGAAAAAATGGCAAATCAGAGACCAAATAAAGAACTGCAAAGAATAAATGCTTTGAAACAATTATCAAACGATTCTGAGATTATTATTCAAACAAATAATGAAATAAAAATAATCCCTTCAATAACTATAAAAAAATTAAAATTAAAAGAATATAATCTCGATAGAAAAGATATTCTACCTACAAAATTAATATGGCCAATTAAAGATGAACCAAAGATATTAGCTGTTAGTCAAGAAGGAAAGATAGGGCTTCTTAAATGGGAATTCGCGGGCCAAAAACCTGGTCGTCTAGAAAAATTTTTACCAGCAGGTCTAGAAAATGATGAAATAATAAATCTTATTCCATTAACAGAAATAAAAGATATAAGTTTAGGCTTAATAAGTACTGATGGAAAATTTAAAAGAATTTCAATCAATGAAATTAGCGATATTTCTAATAGATCAACAACAATTTTAAAACTCAAAGAAAATATCAAGCTAAAGTCTTGCATTCTTTGTGAAGAAAATAGTTACTTATATATAGTCAGTGATATAGGCAGAATTATTAAAATTAAAGTAACAGAAGACAACTTTCCATTTATGGGTAAATTAGCTCAAGGAACCACTATAATGAGGTTGTTTCCCGGTGAAAATATAATTAATGCTTTGAGTATTCAAAAGAATCAAAATAAAGATTTAATTTTGATAACTAATAAAGGTTCTTTCGTAAAACATGCAACAAAAGAAATAAAAACATCAAAAAAAGGGGAGTTAGGAACAATGGGAATCAATTTGAAAGATAATACAGTAATTAATTGTTTTATAAATAATAAACACGTTTATATTAAAACAGATAAGGAAAGATATGAAAAATTAAAACCTGATTTAATTGAAAATAGTTCATATAAAAAAGTCAAAAAATTAGATATAGATTTAAACAACAATGAGTTTATAAAGTCAACTTTTTCGATAATAATTCCACAAAAAGATTAA
- the purL gene encoding phosphoribosylformylglycinamidine synthase subunit PurL, with protein sequence MTVSSENNDFNQIINSSEFVVEYDVLSSLQQEGLKKSDYVEICRRLNRAPNRNELGMFGVMWSEHCCYRNSRPLLKKFPTKGSRILVGPGENAGVVDIGLGQKLVFKIESHNHPSAVEPFQGAATGVGGILRDIFTMGARPIALLNALRFGSLDDKKNISLLEGVVAGISHYGNCVGVPTIGGEVGFDNSYSGNPLVNAMALGLMETKEIVCSGASGIDFPVLYVGNTTGRDGMGGASFASSELSKTSIDDRPAVQVGDPFLEKGLIEACLEAFKTGHVIAAQDMGAAGLTCSCSEMASKGEVGIELNLDHVPAREKGMTAYEFLLSESQERMLFVVKPGSEIELRELFMKWGLYVEVVGKVLKKKVVKVIHKGEVVANLPASALADDTPIEEHLLINSTPNYLQEHWKWTEDLLPKSRKDGIINIKNNLFISWNNILLDLLSTPSIASKNWIYKQYDYQVQSNTVVAPGEADAAVIRIRSQNDFINTINQERGIASVVDCNDRWVYLDPKRGSMSAVAEAARNLSCVGAEPIAITNNLNFSSPDKPVGFWQLSMSCEGITNACKVLNTPVTGGNVSLYNDTKLPNNTVIPINPTPVIGMVGLIEDINKICKKSWRKVGDEIWMIGLPLETNKNQDKRISIAASSFLEYIHGLKTGRPPEIDLVLEKQVHSFLRKIIKKGIINSAHDLGDGGLAVAIAECCISSGYGANILLPSSSSRLERLLFAEGGARVLVSCSSDQSLALKKYYKNSSLKESNVFSICHLGTVNNKQKLLVHQSNNLIIDVNILDIKDRYKNTIYKKITK encoded by the coding sequence ATGACAGTTTCTTCTGAAAATAATGATTTTAATCAAATTATAAATTCATCAGAATTTGTTGTTGAATACGATGTTTTATCTTCTCTTCAGCAAGAAGGATTAAAAAAATCTGATTATGTAGAAATTTGTCGAAGACTTAATAGGGCTCCTAATAGAAATGAATTAGGAATGTTTGGCGTAATGTGGTCTGAACATTGTTGTTATCGAAACTCTCGCCCTTTATTAAAAAAATTTCCTACAAAAGGCAGCCGAATTCTTGTGGGACCAGGAGAAAATGCAGGTGTGGTTGATATTGGTTTAGGTCAAAAATTAGTTTTTAAAATTGAAAGTCATAATCACCCATCAGCTGTAGAGCCTTTTCAAGGTGCAGCAACTGGCGTAGGTGGGATTTTGAGAGATATTTTTACTATGGGAGCAAGGCCCATAGCCTTATTAAACGCTTTAAGGTTTGGTTCTTTAGATGATAAAAAAAACATTAGTTTGTTAGAAGGTGTTGTTGCAGGTATCTCTCACTATGGAAATTGCGTAGGGGTTCCAACAATTGGAGGGGAAGTTGGATTCGATAATAGTTATTCAGGTAATCCTTTAGTTAATGCAATGGCATTGGGTTTAATGGAAACAAAAGAGATAGTTTGTTCAGGTGCTAGTGGCATCGATTTCCCAGTTCTTTATGTAGGAAATACAACTGGTAGAGATGGTATGGGTGGAGCAAGTTTTGCCAGTTCTGAACTCTCTAAAACATCAATAGATGATCGACCTGCAGTACAGGTGGGTGATCCTTTTCTTGAAAAAGGATTAATAGAAGCTTGTTTAGAGGCATTTAAAACAGGACATGTAATTGCTGCACAGGATATGGGAGCGGCTGGTTTGACTTGTAGTTGTTCTGAAATGGCTTCAAAAGGAGAGGTAGGAATTGAATTGAATCTTGATCATGTTCCAGCTAGAGAAAAAGGAATGACTGCATATGAGTTCTTGTTGTCTGAATCACAAGAAAGAATGTTGTTTGTTGTCAAACCTGGTTCAGAAATTGAATTAAGAGAATTATTTATGAAATGGGGATTATACGTTGAAGTTGTGGGAAAAGTTTTGAAAAAAAAAGTTGTTAAAGTGATACATAAAGGAGAAGTTGTAGCAAATTTACCTGCATCAGCACTCGCAGATGATACCCCTATTGAAGAACATTTATTAATAAATTCAACGCCTAATTATTTGCAAGAACATTGGAAATGGACAGAAGATTTATTACCTAAAAGTCGTAAGGATGGAATTATTAATATAAAAAATAATTTATTTATTAGCTGGAATAATATTTTACTAGATTTATTAAGTACGCCTTCAATCGCTTCAAAAAATTGGATATATAAACAATATGATTATCAAGTTCAATCTAATACAGTTGTTGCGCCTGGCGAAGCTGATGCAGCTGTTATTAGAATTCGTTCTCAAAATGACTTTATAAATACAATAAATCAAGAAAGAGGAATCGCATCAGTTGTGGATTGCAACGATAGATGGGTTTATTTAGATCCTAAAAGAGGAAGTATGTCCGCTGTTGCAGAAGCAGCTAGAAACTTAAGTTGTGTGGGAGCTGAACCTATAGCGATTACAAATAATTTAAATTTCTCTTCTCCTGATAAACCTGTAGGTTTTTGGCAATTATCAATGTCATGTGAAGGTATAACTAATGCATGTAAAGTATTAAATACTCCTGTAACAGGAGGAAATGTATCATTATATAATGATACAAAATTGCCAAATAATACCGTCATACCAATAAACCCTACGCCAGTCATTGGTATGGTCGGATTAATAGAAGATATTAATAAAATCTGTAAAAAATCTTGGCGTAAAGTAGGAGATGAAATATGGATGATTGGATTACCTTTAGAAACTAATAAAAATCAGGATAAAAGAATTTCAATAGCTGCTTCTTCTTTTTTAGAGTACATTCATGGCTTGAAAACTGGGAGACCACCAGAAATAGATTTAGTTTTAGAAAAACAAGTTCATTCCTTTTTGAGAAAAATAATAAAAAAAGGTATTATTAATTCAGCACATGATTTAGGCGATGGTGGTTTAGCAGTAGCGATAGCTGAGTGTTGTATTTCTTCAGGATATGGAGCAAATATTCTACTTCCTTCAAGTTCATCAAGATTAGAGAGACTTCTTTTTGCTGAAGGAGGTGCAAGAGTTTTAGTTAGTTGTTCGAGTGATCAAAGCTTGGCACTCAAAAAATATTATAAAAATAGTTCTTTAAAAGAATCTAATGTTTTCTCAATATGTCATTTAGGTACTGTTAATAATAAGCAAAAATTATTAGTTCATCAATCTAATAACCTTATTATAGATGTTAATATTTTAGACATTAAAGATAGATATAAAAATACCATCTATAAAAAAATAACTAAATAA
- the thrC gene encoding threonine synthase, with protein MPFSKKLSKLFSSTPNKNNWDGLIEAYKPWLPVSNKTPIITLKEGGTPLMQVKSIADRIGKGVKVYVKYDGLNPTGSFKDRGMTMAISKAKEAGCEAVICASTGNTSASAAAYASKGGMRSFVIIPDGYVAQGKLAQALVYGAEVLAIKGNFDKALDIVRELSNKYPITLVNSVNPYRLQGQKTAAFEIIENLGNAPDWLCIPMGNAGNISAYWMGFQEFFQAKKSKQLPRMMGFQASGSAPLVEGKSISNPETIATAIRIGNPVNKEKALSARESSNGKFSSVTDSEIIEAYKILGREEGIFCEPASAASVAGLLKIKNDVPKNSTIVCVLTGNGLKDPDCAIQNNDSIFHTGIDPDINSITKIMGF; from the coding sequence GTGCCATTTTCAAAAAAATTAAGCAAACTTTTCTCTTCTACACCGAACAAAAATAATTGGGATGGTCTTATAGAAGCTTACAAACCCTGGCTACCGGTTTCAAATAAAACACCCATCATCACTTTAAAAGAAGGTGGAACGCCTCTTATGCAAGTGAAATCGATTGCTGATCGAATTGGAAAAGGTGTAAAAGTTTATGTGAAATATGATGGTCTAAATCCAACAGGTTCATTTAAAGATAGAGGAATGACAATGGCAATCAGCAAAGCTAAAGAAGCTGGTTGTGAAGCTGTAATTTGCGCAAGTACCGGTAATACCTCTGCATCTGCTGCTGCATATGCTAGCAAAGGAGGAATGAGATCTTTTGTTATTATTCCAGACGGATATGTAGCTCAAGGTAAACTAGCTCAAGCTTTAGTTTACGGAGCAGAAGTATTAGCTATTAAAGGAAATTTTGATAAAGCATTAGATATTGTTAGAGAATTATCTAATAAATATCCAATAACATTAGTTAACTCCGTTAATCCATATAGATTGCAGGGACAAAAAACAGCTGCTTTTGAAATTATAGAAAATCTTGGAAATGCTCCTGATTGGTTATGCATTCCTATGGGGAATGCTGGAAACATAAGTGCTTACTGGATGGGATTCCAAGAATTTTTTCAAGCTAAAAAATCTAAACAACTTCCTCGCATGATGGGTTTTCAAGCAAGTGGCTCTGCGCCTTTAGTTGAAGGTAAAAGCATCAGCAATCCAGAAACAATTGCTACTGCAATAAGAATTGGTAATCCTGTTAATAAAGAAAAAGCGCTTTCAGCAAGAGAGTCAAGCAATGGTAAGTTTTCTTCCGTGACAGATTCAGAAATAATCGAAGCCTATAAAATTCTTGGAAGAGAAGAAGGTATCTTTTGCGAGCCTGCTAGTGCTGCTTCTGTTGCTGGTTTATTGAAAATTAAGAATGATGTACCTAAGAACTCAACTATTGTTTGTGTCCTAACAGGAAATGGTTTGAAAGATCCTGATTGTGCAATACAAAATAATGATTCAATTTTTCACACGGGTATAGATCCTGATATAAATAGCATTACAAAAATAATGGGCTTTTAA
- a CDS encoding PRC-barrel domain-containing protein → MAFPTKLLFSDLLKHNVRCENGIDHGPVISPWMHPPVHRVLGWVSRPSNLRLQREVWRLNQLKGINQQEIYVKGPSSLSDQQTLDRLPTLMNANVFNRSGQKLGLIADFVFEQNQGIIQYYLVSRTNPLIPGTSRWRLSISQIIDKQPGSISCDIDTFEDLPIQKASLKEEFLSKSRKWKSQFQDLTYNASDRLEGWIDHQISESENDTVDYSYEISNNDDSHDDWIDSLDIDSSEEFNRMNKSKRNTSSINEKDLDPWI, encoded by the coding sequence TTGGCTTTTCCTACAAAACTATTATTTAGTGATTTACTAAAACACAATGTGCGTTGTGAGAATGGAATTGATCATGGTCCAGTTATTAGTCCATGGATGCATCCACCTGTTCATAGAGTCTTAGGATGGGTAAGTCGGCCTTCTAATTTGAGACTTCAAAGAGAGGTTTGGAGGCTAAATCAATTGAAAGGAATAAATCAACAAGAAATTTACGTAAAAGGACCTAGTTCACTTTCTGATCAACAAACTTTGGATCGTTTGCCTACTTTAATGAATGCAAACGTTTTTAATCGAAGTGGTCAAAAATTAGGTTTAATAGCTGATTTTGTTTTTGAACAAAATCAAGGAATCATTCAATATTATTTAGTTAGTCGAACTAACCCATTAATTCCAGGAACTAGTAGATGGCGTTTATCTATCTCTCAAATCATAGATAAACAGCCTGGTTCTATTTCTTGTGATATTGATACATTTGAAGATTTACCAATACAAAAAGCAAGTTTAAAAGAAGAATTTCTTAGCAAGAGTAGAAAATGGAAAAGTCAATTTCAAGATTTAACCTATAACGCCTCTGATAGGCTTGAGGGATGGATTGACCATCAAATAAGTGAAAGTGAGAATGATACTGTTGATTATTCTTATGAAATTTCGAATAATGATGATTCCCATGATGATTGGATAGATAGTCTAGATATAGATAGTTCCGAAGAATTTAATAGAATGAATAAAAGCAAGAGAAATACTAGTTCTATCAATGAAAAAGATCTTGATCCCTGGATTTAA
- a CDS encoding tetratricopeptide repeat protein: MKKRIPNIYKFIICLSIFECFLITKSINAFFPKINEPNQEELKSTSVQIGKTAIQLIQFGQNDEAIKLLRLAIKLNPKEVDLWTSLAEAQIRSDRNYEALSSLNQAIKLRPNEQKIYLSQGSIYMSLNDPKKAKISIKKGLLINKNSERGYFQLGNAEIMLNNYKSALNAFKKSSEINANFWQSINNEGLVLYELNNFKDAISKFRSALKISNDAEPMLALAIVLYTSENKSIESLNLAKNALKSNPQYVSKDYQAQQLWGKKLQKSAQLLFKNKEMRKVVREAKKKSQ, translated from the coding sequence ATGAAAAAAAGGATTCCTAACATATACAAATTTATAATTTGTCTAAGTATTTTTGAATGTTTTCTTATAACTAAATCAATAAATGCTTTTTTTCCTAAAATAAACGAACCAAATCAAGAAGAATTAAAATCAACTTCCGTACAAATTGGAAAAACTGCTATACAACTAATTCAATTTGGACAAAATGATGAAGCTATTAAACTTTTAAGATTAGCAATTAAATTAAATCCTAAAGAAGTTGACCTATGGACTAGTCTAGCAGAAGCTCAAATCAGATCAGATAGGAATTATGAAGCATTATCATCTTTAAATCAAGCAATAAAATTAAGACCAAATGAACAAAAAATATATTTGAGCCAAGGCTCAATATATATGAGTCTAAATGATCCAAAAAAAGCTAAAATTTCTATAAAAAAAGGCTTATTAATTAATAAAAATAGTGAAAGAGGATATTTTCAGCTAGGCAACGCTGAAATAATGTTAAATAATTATAAATCAGCACTAAATGCATTTAAAAAATCTTCAGAAATTAATGCTAATTTTTGGCAATCAATTAATAATGAAGGTCTAGTTTTATATGAATTGAATAATTTTAAAGATGCTATATCAAAATTTAGATCTGCTCTTAAAATTAGTAATGATGCAGAACCAATGCTAGCTTTAGCAATAGTACTTTATACCTCAGAAAATAAATCTATTGAATCATTGAACTTAGCCAAAAATGCTTTAAAGTCTAATCCTCAATATGTTTCCAAAGACTATCAAGCACAACAATTATGGGGAAAAAAATTACAAAAATCAGCACAACTTTTATTTAAAAACAAAGAAATGAGAAAAGTAGTAAGAGAAGCTAAAAAAAAGAGTCAATGA
- a CDS encoding alpha/beta hydrolase, which yields MILKYNYVILLIFFLGQSVKGAENIFLYKGTFSRTIEIEELYKFKLSKKPSNKLKNLIKITNQKEKELLKVLSLKIDVPLKTSSKLMNSKIGEVFLGRLSQIIYPNKILDKKLSIKAIRSGILLSSFKNNEKINLIDFFKAYPNKNVAIDLNALSKTLKKVESLKELIEFYSNSPFKKLKDGRSKT from the coding sequence ATGATTTTAAAATATAATTACGTAATATTATTAATATTTTTTTTAGGTCAAAGTGTAAAAGGAGCTGAAAACATTTTTCTTTATAAAGGAACATTTAGTAGAACTATAGAAATAGAAGAATTATATAAATTTAAACTTTCAAAAAAACCAAGTAATAAGTTAAAAAATCTAATAAAAATTACAAATCAAAAAGAAAAAGAACTACTCAAAGTTTTATCTCTGAAAATAGATGTTCCATTAAAAACAAGCAGTAAATTAATGAATAGTAAAATAGGAGAAGTTTTTCTGGGTAGACTTTCACAAATTATTTATCCTAATAAGATATTAGATAAAAAATTAAGTATAAAAGCTATAAGGTCTGGAATTTTACTCAGTTCTTTTAAAAACAATGAAAAAATAAATCTAATTGATTTTTTTAAAGCATATCCAAATAAAAATGTTGCTATAGATCTAAATGCACTAAGTAAAACCCTGAAAAAAGTAGAATCATTAAAAGAATTAATCGAATTCTACTCAAATTCACCTTTTAAAAAGCTGAAAGATGGAAGGTCTAAGACTTAG
- the dnaN gene encoding DNA polymerase III subunit beta, with protein sequence MKLNCSQSELNTALQLVSRAVSNRPTHPVLANVLLAADEVTGKLRLTGFDLSLGIQTSISASIETSGAITLPAKLFGEIVSKLSNDSPLILTSDDISQQVELTSKSGTYQVRGMLADDFPDLPLVESGTSLKLNPLFLSSAIKSTLFASSTDDSKQLLTGVNLTFDGYGIESAATDGHRLAVLNLNNILANLDNNDSSHNIDKFSITLPSKSLREVEKFLSTCDISQPINFFIDKGQVVFISVDEIITIRALEGSYPNYSQLLPDTFENELEFDRKEFIASLERIAVLADQHNNVIKVTADGTTNLIKISTDAQDIGTGHESLPISFKGESFQIAFNVRYLLDGLKVIDSNTIKLSCNSPTTPAVFSPVNSDVNFIYLVMPIQIRN encoded by the coding sequence ATGAAATTAAATTGTTCTCAGTCTGAATTAAATACTGCTCTTCAGTTGGTTAGTAGAGCGGTGTCTAATCGACCGACACACCCTGTCTTAGCTAATGTTTTACTTGCTGCTGATGAGGTAACGGGAAAACTCCGTTTAACTGGTTTTGATTTAAGTTTAGGAATACAAACCTCAATATCTGCTTCTATAGAAACTAGTGGTGCTATAACTTTACCTGCTAAATTGTTTGGTGAAATTGTTTCTAAATTATCTAATGATTCACCTTTAATTTTGACTTCTGATGATATTAGTCAGCAAGTTGAATTAACTAGTAAAAGTGGAACCTATCAAGTAAGAGGTATGTTGGCAGATGATTTTCCCGATTTACCTTTAGTAGAGAGCGGTACTTCACTTAAATTAAATCCATTATTTTTATCTAGTGCAATTAAGTCAACTTTATTTGCAAGTAGTACTGATGATTCTAAACAATTACTTACAGGGGTTAATCTTACATTTGATGGTTATGGGATTGAATCTGCAGCTACAGATGGACATAGATTAGCTGTTTTAAATTTAAATAATATTTTAGCTAATTTAGATAATAATGATTCTTCCCATAACATAGATAAATTCTCTATTACATTACCCTCTAAGTCTTTAAGAGAAGTTGAAAAGTTTTTGAGTACTTGTGATATCAGTCAACCAATTAATTTTTTTATTGATAAAGGACAAGTAGTGTTTATATCTGTTGACGAAATTATAACTATTAGGGCTTTAGAAGGATCTTATCCAAATTACTCTCAATTATTACCTGATACATTTGAAAATGAATTAGAGTTTGATAGGAAGGAATTTATTGCATCATTAGAAAGAATTGCTGTTTTAGCTGATCAACATAATAATGTTATTAAAGTAACGGCTGATGGTACTACAAATTTAATTAAAATTAGTACTGACGCACAGGATATTGGAACAGGTCATGAGTCATTACCTATTTCCTTTAAAGGAGAATCATTTCAAATAGCATTCAATGTTAGATATTTATTAGATGGACTTAAAGTTATAGATTCTAATACTATAAAATTAAGTTGTAATTCTCCTACGACACCTGCGGTTTTTTCACCTGTTAATAGTGATGTTAACTTCATTTATTTAGTCATGCCAATACAGATACGAAATTAA